The segment aatagttttgacctccacatttttttaaaaaatattatactagccccaaattagaaataattttttaattaaaattaattttaaaatgtttattgcTTCCAAAATTTCAAGATCCcgtgaatttgttttttttttctttaatttagaatatttttttctcaaaaaaggCACATCTTCATTTCCCCTCTTAAAAGAGACAAACGtagatataaaaacaaaataataagtgaacatttttatttgtaaaaaaaactagACATTTACACAATCATCTTGAATTTGTCTAAAACCAGGTCTGCGCAATTTTTGTGGGCGGGAAAGACGACAGAGAAGCCTTGGCAATGGGGAAGCACATGATGAGGAACCAGAAAGTGAGACTAACCGTGTTGAAGCTAGTCCCAGGGACAGTGGTCGGTATGACCACAGGGTGGGATCAGATGCTTGACACGGCAGAGCTTAAGGAGACATTGAGGAACAGCATTTCACCTTCGGAAGGAGAACATAACTTTGTGGAATATTTGGAGGAGACAGTTGACGACGGTTCCGACACATCAAGGATCCTTCTCTCAATCGCTAGTGCTTTTGATTTATTCGTGGTGGGTAGGAGCTCAGGAATGGGGACCGATGTAACGAGAGCATTGAGTGAATGGACGGAGTTCGATGAGTTAGGTGTGATCGGAGATTTGTTGGTGTCATCAGATTTTCCCCAAAGAGGGTCGGTATTGGTGGTGCAACAACAACAGAATGTAGCTTGTAGATAATTGTATTACATTTATAAGAAGATACCAAAACAGAAATACACTTCTCATATACATGATACATGATACATTTATAGCCACAAAATTCCAAAATTAAgcaaaattaagtgacaattcGTCTCCGTTGCCTTGTGGCAAGTGCCAAAGCAATTACCATGACAAAGAGTGAAGCCTCTGTAGCGTTCGTCCTTAATCTTCACGTGCAATTCTAAAGAAcgataaaaatagaaaacaaaactattttttttgtggttTATCGAGATTTTGGGTATCATGCTGGTAAATATCCATTATTAAGCATCCATAATACTAGTGTTGAAACTTGAAACATAGTGAAAAGTCACTATTTTCCAAGAGTtttaaaagtgtatttttctcttttttttgggtcaacgAAAATGTCTAAAACACAtaagttttaacttttaataagaatctataataacttttattattaGCGGATGcaaatttctatatataaaaaatataaacgatGTAAAAGAAAACATGGGATGGAGAACAATGTAGCTACAAATAgcatagaaaacaaaataaacatgGTGACTAATTGTTAACTGATACGTACCTATTGTTTGCAGGTCATTCAAGTTTAGTCATTTTCCTAAGTCAAAATTTATTACAAACCCTTTTTTCTAGACTTCTTCTCCTCCCCAATTGAActacaaaccctaaaccattcCACAAGATTTTGATCCTAAAGTTAATCTTCGCCAATTCTCAGTTTATCTCCCTAAAATGGATCAACGTGTACACATGGATTACTTGGACGTTGCATGGAGAGGCTACAAGGAAGATAAGAACACGTCTCTATTCTGCGAGACACATCCTTTCACTTTAAACTCGCACGGTGTATGGGAGAGATTGGTTGACAAGTCACGAGGGTTGAGCTTCTGGGAATATCCGCTACCCAATCTCGAGATCATAATATTGTCTACTTTTGTTCTTTGGCGTCTCTTCGAATTCTCATGCAACAAAATGGGTCTTCGAGTACCTAGATTCACTCATATGATGATTGTGAGTTTCTTATCTTAATATACCTCCCCCCATGTTTTTTTGTTGTCATTTCAACAAATTACGATGCATTTCTAAAATGTAATTTCTTGTCGTTCAAGGCAGGGGTGATATTAGGTAAAACTTGTCACTTAAGCAGCACCTCTTGGCTCCATAACATATATTTCCCTGATGATAGCCGACCAAAGATCGCCGAGACACTGGGGGCTTTCGGGTTCCTTTTATATTGGTTCCTGAAAGGTGTTACAATGGATGCTGGAACGGGATTGACGATGGGGAAAAAAGCTAGTGTGATTGGGTTCACCACAATGTTCGTACCCTTGGTATGTGGGAACATCATGTTTAGATTGAGAAAACGAAGAGGCCATATAACCTTGCTGACAACGGAATACAGGTTGCTCATGTTCTTGCAAAGCATATCCGCGTTCACAAGCATTGACACACTCCTAAGAGACCTCAAGATCAAACACTCGGAGTTTGGAAGGATAGCACTTTCGGGTGCCATGGTGACTGACATGATGGCTTTTATTGCAACGTTTTTGAATGCCATGCACTGGGAAGGATACGAAGGATTGGTCCAAACTATATTTAGCTGCTTCTTTTTCGCATGTATGGTATATGTGGTGAGGCCAGCTATGTACTGGGTGATCAAGCAGACTCCAGAAGGGAGGCCGGTCAAGGATATTTACATCTACTTGATTTTGGCGCTCGcttttttctctttcaaatACTTTGAGATGGTTGGTCTATTTGGACCTGCTGGGTCGTTTGTTCTTGGCTTGACTGTTCCCCACGGATATCCTTTAGGTTCAACTTTTGTTCAAAAGTTTGAGAGCTTTAATCTTGGGGTTATCTTTCCTCTATTTGGATCATTAACCATGATGCAACTGGATCTCTCATGGTTATTGAAAGAGTTTGTAAATATTGCACGGATGGAGGGCCAGCTATATGAGGCTGTTTCCCTTATTCTTTCTGTAAATGTCACAAAATTCATTGCTTCAACCATAGCTGCATATGCTTTTAAAATGCCCTTAAGAGACTCCTTTGCTCTAGCCCTTGTATATGGTAATAAGGGGGTCTTCGAGCTCTCCTACTTCACATATGCCGTTGAAATAAAGGTACCATCCGTTCTATATATGTATCAATATGaagattatatagttttttgttAACAACACACATATTAAATCATTGAACATCTTTGACAGAAAGTAACACCAGAAGTTTTCACAATCATAGCTACGTTCATCTTCTTAAACTCTATCTTCATACCAATGGCCTTGGAGCTCGTCCATGACCCAACCAAAAGATTCAAATGCTACCAAAAAAGGAATATGGTAATCTTGAAAGACGGCGGAGAGCTCCAGTCTCTTGTGTGCATCTACAAACCTGATCACATAACTTCTATGATCAGCCTTTCAGGAGCTTTCAACCCATCAGAATATTCTCCAATGGCGTGCAATGTACTCCACCTCATTGAACTTATGGGTCAGGCCAGTCCTATGTTCATTTCCCACCAGTTGCAACAACCAGAGCCCGGAAGTATTTCTTGTTCCGACAGTGTCATAAGTTCATTCCGTAGCTTCCACAAACAATTCTTTGAATATATATCATTGGATATTTTCACTTCAGTCTCTATGTCCAAACACATGCATGAGGATATTTGTTGGCTAGCCCTATCCAGAAGCCTATATCTGATTCTGCTTCCTTTCCACCGTACCTGGTCTGTTGATCGCTCCACAGTTATCTCTAACGATGATAAGCTGAGAATGATCAACATTAACGTCTTGAGACGAGCCCCGTGCTCTGTTGGAGTCTTTATCTATCGCAAACCCATCGTGGAACATCATATGGCTGAGTATGACAGCAAGGTACTGATATTATCCAAATAACACATTTCGATTTTTAATTTAGTTCTAAAAGTCTATCTATCATTTTTGCCTAGTTCTAAAAGtcgaaattttataaaacaagatacattcaattttaaaagaaatactTTTGCAggtaatgcaaaaaaaaaaaaaaaaaatcgacggaaagttttttgttttttatcagTTTATTTGGTGTTTGCAATAaacatgaaaatgaaaaaaaggcAAGTGTGTAACCTTATCAAGCCCTTGTCTATGCAgatatgtttaatttttaacGATGGAAAGGACGATAGAGAGGCTTTGGCGGTAACTAATCGAATGAGACTGACAGAGAAGCGGATAAGCCTCACTATCATAAGATTCATTCCAAAAATTTCTGAAATAGAGAACCAGTACTTGGGGGAGAATTTCCAAATGGTTAGCCTGAAGGAGACCGTGACTAACATCATTGGGTTCGACGTCAAGGAAAATGATGACTATGTGACATATATCGATACAACGGTTTCCGATGGATCTGAGACCTCCAAAATCTTGCGATCCATGGCCAATGATTATGACTTGTTTGTAGTTGGGAGAAGCAGCGGAGTAGGTACTGAGGTTACAAACGGAATTAGCGAGTGGGCAGAGTTTGATGAATTGGGACCCATTGGAGATTTATTAGCATCACATGAGTTTCCTTCTAGAGCGTCAGTGCTGGTTGTACAAAAACAAGAATACATTCATAGTGCCAAAAGCAAAAGAGGGTTATCTAAGTCATGATGCATGTGAGCTATGTTCACTGCTCAGCTCCTGTGCTTGTCATAAAAATAGTTTAGGATGTACAAAATGTGTGAAGTTATATGGATTCGATTTTCTTCTGAATTTGATAACTTAAAGATTTTGATCGCTTCTTAGATTTTGATCGCTTCTTAGATTATCAAAATTAGACTACTTTTACTTTATAGAAGGTGTCCGACGATTCAATTCAAACCAAGAACCGCCAACCATCttcatattatatttg is part of the Brassica rapa cultivar Chiifu-401-42 chromosome A09, CAAS_Brap_v3.01, whole genome shotgun sequence genome and harbors:
- the LOC103843414 gene encoding cation/H(+) antiporter 6A-like; its protein translation is MDQRVHMDYLDVAWRGYKEDKNTSLFCETHPFTLNSHGVWERLVDKSRGLSFWEYPLPNLEIIILSTFVLWRLFEFSCNKMGLRVPRFTHMMIAGVILGKTCHLSSTSWLHNIYFPDDSRPKIAETLGAFGFLLYWFLKGVTMDAGTGLTMGKKASVIGFTTMFVPLVCGNIMFRLRKRRGHITLLTTEYRLLMFLQSISAFTSIDTLLRDLKIKHSEFGRIALSGAMVTDMMAFIATFLNAMHWEGYEGLVQTIFSCFFFACMVYVVRPAMYWVIKQTPEGRPVKDIYIYLILALAFFSFKYFEMVGLFGPAGSFVLGLTVPHGYPLGSTFVQKFESFNLGVIFPLFGSLTMMQLDLSWLLKEFVNIARMEGQLYEAVSLILSVNVTKFIASTIAAYAFKMPLRDSFALALVYGNKGVFELSYFTYAVEIKKVTPEVFTIIATFIFLNSIFIPMALELVHDPTKRFKCYQKRNMVILKDGGELQSLVCIYKPDHITSMISLSGAFNPSEYSPMACNVLHLIELMGQASPMFISHQLQQPEPGSISCSDSVISSFRSFHKQFFEYISLDIFTSVSMSKHMHEDICWLALSRSLYLILLPFHRTWSVDRSTVISNDDKLRMININVLRRAPCSVGVFIYRKPIVEHHMAEYDSKICLIFNDGKDDREALAVTNRMRLTEKRISLTIIRFIPKISEIENQYLGENFQMVSLKETVTNIIGFDVKENDDYVTYIDTTVSDGSETSKILRSMANDYDLFVVGRSSGVGTEVTNGISEWAEFDELGPIGDLLASHEFPSRASVLVVQKQEYIHSAKSKRGLSKS